GTCTCGGCATGCGGATTCACGGCGACCGCCTCCATGTTCTGTCTCGAAATCGCTGCGCACGTTACAGCTCTCGCGGTCAATGCGCGATGCCCGGACGTGCACTCCTCGTGGAGGCGAGGCCCGTTTCGTGTAGCCACGTCCGCGTCAAGGGTGCCGCGTCGGGACTCTCGTCCTCCAGGCACAGCAGGTCCGACCACTGGTGAATGCAGTACCACGGTTCGAGAAGCCGAACCTCCAGATGATGCCGCCGCGCCAGCGCGATGGTCTGGTGCAACACGTGGCCGGTCCCCCACTCGATGCCGGCAAACAATTCCTGGTGCGGTGACTTCAGCCCCACGAGGTAATATTCACCGTCAGCGGTTGGCCCAAGGACGACCCGCTCGCCCGGTTCCTCCAGCGCGCGCTTGGCCAAGAGCAAGAGGCGCACGGGCAAGTGTGGCACATTCGAGCCGACGATGATCGCCGCCGCCGCGCCCAGGCGAAACAGGTCTTCGAAGGCGCCGTGCAACCGCTGGCCGAGATCACCACCGTGTTGCGCCATGACGTCGGTCGTTGATCCGACGATTCCGCGCAACTCTTCACAGGCCTCGGCAGGTTGGCAGAGCACGACGCGGTCGACGTGCTCCACGGAGCGGATGACCTCCAGCGTGTCACGAACCAGGGCCGTCCGAAGCGCTGGAGGCTCCGCAGTCGGGACATCGGCCGTGAGACGAGTCTTGCCACCCATCCGTGGCGCACGCACCATCATCGCGACGACGACCCGCCGTCGACCAAAATAGCGCCGCGCGAGCACGGCCGGCGAAACGCCAGCGAAGTACAAGGTGGCCAGCCACACGTTCTCCACGCTTCGACACATCCACCCGTCACGCTCCCATTTGCGCGCAGATGTCAGCACCGGCAGCTCGTCATGGAGCAGCGATCCGAGCCGTGTGAGCCGCCGGACGAAATCGACGTCTTCCATCAACGGCACATCCCGGTAGCCACCCAGCGCCGCGAAGACATCGCGGCGCACGAACAGCGCTTGATCGCCATACGGTAGGCCGAAGACACTGACGCGCGCCCGCACGCCCGCTTCGATCACGCGGGCACGCCAATCGCGGCTATCGAGCGTCAAGCGGTACGAGCCGCCGATGATGCCCTCGTCGCGGGCAGCCCTGCACATCACGTCCTGCCATCCATGCGACAGGCGTGAGTCCGCGTGCAGAAATAGCAACCAGTCGCCGTGTGTGACGGCTGCCCCCGCGTTCATCTGCGACGCCCGGCCGCGAGGGGCAAACACCCATCGGACGCGAGGATGGACCGCACGCAGGTCATCGTGGGCCGCCACTTCGTCTGCGGGGGCGGCGACAACGACCTCGACGCCAGCGATGTCAGCGAGATCCGCCAGCAGCGCACGAAGCTGCGGCTCATCGTCGCGCCACGCTGGAATCACGATGGAAATCACCAGGCCAAGGCCAGTCATCGACAAGTGTGAGAGAAAGGCAGGCGCAACTCGACAGATCGCTCTATTCGTAGGTCGATGCAACAGCTAATGCCTGGAAGTGTGAGGCATCTCGCAACTGAACGCGATAGGGGTGAGCACTCGATCACTGGAGGGCGAGCGCGCGCGTAACGCGCACGGCCACCTCGCGCTGCAGTGGGAGCAACGCCTCCGCCTCGTGGTCCCACGCGTCCGCCCAGATGGCGCTTTGGTCGGCGGCGCGAACGAGCGTGACGCCGATGCGCACACGACCGTCAGTCGACGATCGGATTGTCCCCTCCACGAGGTACGAGACGTCGAGCTCACGCGCGATCTGCTCCACGGTTTTCGGAGAGCCCTGGTACGCCAGCGCCGAGGTGCGCGCAATCACGGCAAGGCGCTCAGCGCCCATGCGTGAGAGCTGGAGGATTAGCTCGTCGGTGAGACCTTCGCCGATGCCAACCTCAGATGGTCTCGCGCCGAGGTGCTCGAACGGAAGCACGGCAATCCTGATCTGCTGCCGCATCTCACCGCGTCGAGGCGCCTTCGCCATAAACACGGGGCTCGCGGCGATCATCGGGGCAACCAGCAGCAGCAGCGGCAGGAGATATCGTTTGATGTCGGAGTGGGAGAGCTGGTCGCGGCGCTTTGCCGTGCCGCCTTCACTCGCGGGCGCCGTGTTTTCTGACGATGTCGCGACCTGAGAGGCGAAGCCCTCCCCGTTTGTCCAAACGACCTGGACGGGCGCGACGAAGCGATAGCCGCGCTTGGGAAGCGTCGCAATGTACCGGGGCGCTTCGCCGTGGTCGTGCAGTGCGAGCCGTATTTGACGAATGCAAAAGTTCAGGCCCGCATCGAAGTCGACATGCGTGTCCTCCTGCCACAGATACTGCCGGATCTCGTCGCGCGTGATGAGCTCACCTGGCCGGCTCACCAGCAGCGTCAGCAGCCTGGACGGCTGTGGCGACAGGCGAACCGGTCGGCCGTTGGATCTGAGCTCTCCCCGGCGCAGATCGAGCTCGAACAGACCGAACCGGAACCGCGAAGGCTCCGTCGGCTCTTGTCGATGCATGGGCGTCTCGTTGTTTCGACGCCGTACCCTATTCGCCGGATCGCGCGCAATCGCAAGAGAGTGTGAGCAAGCTCACACAAGAAGCCGCTTGCGGTGCGCCGTCAGTTCCCCGACTTCCCCGCACCGAGGCCACGTGCGTAGAAGGTGTCGGGCACGCCATCTCGCCCGTCCGCCCACACCGGCAGCACACGGTTGCCGATGCTCGTACTGAAGATGTAGTCGCCCATGTTGGGAATGATGTTGCTGACGACCTGGCACCAGTTGGTGCTCACCTCGCTCACCCGTACAGGTGTATTGAACGTCGCGCCGCCGTCGCCCGAGCGGACCCAGTATGTGTCGACGAGCGAGATTGCTTCACCGGCACGCCGGACATTTCCCTGCAGCGTCTGGTTGCACTCGATGTCTGTCGGATCCGGTGTGAGGCCAGCCTCGAGACTCTCGTAGTACACCACTTCGACGATACCGCCCGGCCCAACGCTGACGGTTGGCCAGATCCGCTTCACGCCTTCAGCGGGAACCGACGGCGCGAGCGGCACCGGTGCGCTCCAGGTCGCACCCTGATCGTCAGAGTAGCTCAAGACTGCCTGAGAGGAGGTCAGGTTCTGTGCGACGCATGGGCGATCCGCCGGCACGGCCGGTGGGCACGGGATGCTCTCCGGCACGCCAGACACCGGCACCACCATGCTCGAATAGGTGACGTAGACGCGCCCCTGCTGTGAGCCGTTCGATGCGACGGCGATCCGCGGGTGATTGTTGGTCCGGTTGCGGTTGTACGCGACAGGCGGTGCGCCGCGCATATGGTTGATCTGGTCCACGACGACCGGCGGACCAAAGGTGGCACCACCATCCAGCGACGTGGCTATCACGATCTCCGCCTCTCCCGAGATGTCCGTGAGGTCGAACCGCGGTCCACGCTCCCACACCACGTACACCTCACCGTTCGGGCCGAACGCCGGCGCGGAGCTTTGCTGACCGACGCCGACGTTGCAGTTGGCGTCAGCAGCGAAGTCCGTGAGATCGGGGCCGACGACGGTTGGTCCCTGGTAGGTGTCGCCACCGTCGGTTGATCGAAACACCTCGATCTGCCCAAAGCCAATCGCCGACGCTTCGGGACATTGGTTCCGCGCGGCAAGATCGAGGAAGTTGGTCAGCGACATGATCACGATGCCGCTCCCGTCCTTCGCCGCTGCGATCGCCTCCTTGTCGAGGAAGTCTCCTCCGCCTGGTCCGGACGTGACCCCCGGCGTCACGAAGCGCACGTCCTCCCAGGCGAACTGCCCTGGACCGCTGAACCGGCCCCGGTGGATGCTCATGCCGAACTGGCCGGTGCCCAGGTCACTGCCGATGCTCGACAGGTAGATCGTGTCTTTGTCGGCGCCACCGCGGTCGAGCCACGGATCGCCGAAGGTGAAGATGTCGTCGAAGAGCGGTGGCGCACCGCCGTCGGTCCACGACTTTCCGCCATCAGCGGAGAACGCAAAACCGGTCAGCCCGAGCTGTGTGACTGTGCAGTCGGTGCCGAGCGCACAAAACCCGTCGGCGTCGTTCCAGCCCGCGACCAGTCCTTGGGCATTTCGGCTCGCGACGATGCTCGTTTCGGATCGCCCGATGAGACCATCCGGAAAGAACCGCTGCGCATCGTTCACTCGCACATTCGTGCTCACACGCGGCGGTGGGCCTGTGCCGCTGAAGCCACCGCCACTGAGGTCCGTCTCGCTGATCCCCGCCATCTCTGGGACGGTGATCTCGCCGCTCTTGTCGAACGGCGGCGCGGGTTGGACCTGCGCGCGCCCAAGCATCGCGCCACTAGACGCCGCAAGTGCCGAGACGATTAGCCACCGCTGCAATCGACGTCCCCGCTGTGTCATGGCACACCTCCTCAAAAACCCTCCAGATCCGAGCTCCGTGCGATTGTCGTAGGCTATCACGCGATCCAGGTCGAAGAGATTGAAGATGTCGAGAACGGCCGTGATACGCCGTCGACCCGCCAGCCGAAAGGCGTAGTCGGCGTGGACGTCGATGTTGTACTCGGTCTCGGTG
This region of Luteitalea sp. genomic DNA includes:
- a CDS encoding DUF2064 domain-containing protein; protein product: MTGLGLVISIVIPAWRDDEPQLRALLADLADIAGVEVVVAAPADEVAAHDDLRAVHPRVRWVFAPRGRASQMNAGAAVTHGDWLLFLHADSRLSHGWQDVMCRAARDEGIIGGSYRLTLDSRDWRARVIEAGVRARVSVFGLPYGDQALFVRRDVFAALGGYRDVPLMEDVDFVRRLTRLGSLLHDELPVLTSARKWERDGWMCRSVENVWLATLYFAGVSPAVLARRYFGRRRVVVAMMVRAPRMGGKTRLTADVPTAEPPALRTALVRDTLEVIRSVEHVDRVVLCQPAEACEELRGIVGSTTDVMAQHGGDLGQRLHGAFEDLFRLGAAAAIIVGSNVPHLPVRLLLLAKRALEEPGERVVLGPTADGEYYLVGLKSPHQELFAGIEWGTGHVLHQTIALARRHHLEVRLLEPWYCIHQWSDLLCLEDESPDAAPLTRTWLHETGLASTRSARPGIAH